A single region of the Salarchaeum japonicum genome encodes:
- a CDS encoding Lrp/AsnC family transcriptional regulator: MDDLDRKILDILRRDARTPYTEIASTLDVSEGTVRNRVDRLRDDGVIERFTVATRTGNVKAMIEVSVAMDVDTHSVGDRMTDWDEVDFVWQVSGELDIVLVVDAADTTRVNELITKAREQEEVVETKTRLILDEKLG; the protein is encoded by the coding sequence ATGGACGACCTCGACCGGAAGATACTCGACATCCTCCGACGGGACGCCCGCACGCCCTACACGGAGATAGCGAGCACGCTCGACGTGAGCGAGGGAACGGTCAGGAACCGCGTCGACCGCCTCCGCGACGACGGCGTCATCGAACGCTTCACGGTCGCCACCCGAACCGGGAACGTCAAGGCGATGATAGAGGTGTCGGTCGCGATGGACGTGGACACGCACTCCGTCGGCGACCGCATGACCGACTGGGACGAGGTGGACTTCGTCTGGCAGGTCTCCGGCGAACTCGACATCGTGCTCGTCGTGGACGCCGCCGACACCACGCGCGTGAACGAACTCATCACGAAAGCCCGCGAACAGGAGGAGGTCGTGGAGACGAAGACGCGCCTGATACTGGACGAGAAACTCGGCTGA
- a CDS encoding DUF5815 family protein, translating to MAEPRVPDDDGGDGGGGGASDGVVELPCGERVETTAFDLGMREYDCPCGESHAVVMDMHPPGRFLPESIVDILESAVEPAEDDAFEEFGTPHLMGAVMEDVPEEVATYDASGEGEVGYALLWVFDFDSRTLHEYVVELVVELMDHAVSHAENPGAQGEFEDAMTEFDVGAFVEEYRDERNWEA from the coding sequence ATGGCTGAACCCCGCGTACCGGACGACGACGGCGGCGATGGGGGCGGTGGCGGTGCGAGCGACGGCGTGGTCGAACTCCCCTGCGGGGAGCGCGTGGAGACGACGGCGTTCGACCTCGGGATGCGCGAGTACGACTGCCCGTGCGGCGAGTCGCACGCGGTCGTGATGGACATGCACCCGCCCGGGCGCTTCCTCCCGGAGTCCATCGTGGACATCCTCGAATCCGCGGTCGAACCCGCCGAGGACGACGCGTTCGAGGAGTTCGGCACCCCCCACCTGATGGGCGCGGTGATGGAGGACGTGCCCGAGGAGGTGGCGACGTACGACGCGAGCGGCGAGGGCGAGGTCGGGTACGCGCTCCTCTGGGTGTTCGACTTCGACTCCCGCACGCTCCACGAGTACGTCGTCGAACTCGTCGTCGAACTGATGGACCACGCCGTGAGCCACGCCGAGAACCCGGGCGCGCAGGGCGAGTTCGAGGACGCGATGACCGAGTTCGACGTGGGCGCGTTCGTCGAGGAGTACCGGGACGAACGGAACTGGGAGGCCTGA
- a CDS encoding ABC transporter ATP-binding protein, whose protein sequence is MAAIEIDGLTKRYGDLAAVSDLSLAIESGEVFGYLGPNGAGKTTTIRTLLGLQSPTAGTVSVLGRDMAVESQRLDALERIGYLPSNPRFDEQATGREVLDLHESVKGGERRAELLDLFTPPVEREVREYSTGNVQKLGLVQAFMHDPDVVVMDEPTAGLDPLLQERFNEFVRDERERGTTMLFSSHVLSEVRRVCDRVGVLREGELVTVEDVRDLLDRSGKHVRVRVAGDPPAGAFDVAGVSDVSRWRDGDETAFSFTFAGDVNALVDAFDAYDLRELDVEEAPLEDVFLTFYGDTDA, encoded by the coding sequence ATGGCCGCCATCGAGATAGACGGACTGACGAAGCGGTACGGCGACCTCGCCGCCGTCTCCGACCTCTCTCTCGCCATCGAGTCCGGGGAGGTGTTCGGGTACCTCGGGCCGAACGGCGCGGGGAAGACGACGACGATTCGCACCCTCCTCGGTCTGCAGTCCCCGACGGCGGGCACGGTGTCCGTGCTCGGCCGGGACATGGCCGTCGAGTCCCAGCGCCTCGACGCCCTGGAGCGAATCGGCTACCTGCCGTCGAACCCGCGGTTCGACGAACAGGCGACGGGCCGGGAGGTGCTCGACCTCCACGAGTCCGTCAAGGGCGGAGAGCGCAGGGCGGAACTGCTCGACCTGTTCACGCCGCCCGTAGAGCGCGAAGTCAGGGAGTACTCGACGGGGAACGTCCAGAAGCTCGGGCTCGTGCAGGCGTTCATGCACGACCCGGACGTGGTCGTGATGGACGAACCCACCGCGGGTCTCGACCCCCTGCTCCAGGAGCGGTTCAACGAGTTCGTCAGGGACGAGCGCGAGCGCGGGACGACGATGCTGTTTTCGAGTCACGTCCTCAGCGAGGTCAGGCGGGTGTGCGACCGCGTGGGCGTGCTCCGCGAGGGCGAACTCGTCACCGTGGAGGACGTGCGCGACCTGCTCGACCGGAGCGGGAAGCACGTCCGGGTGCGGGTGGCGGGCGACCCGCCCGCGGGCGCGTTCGACGTGGCGGGCGTCTCGGACGTGTCGCGGTGGCGGGACGGCGACGAGACCGCGTTCTCGTTCACGTTCGCGGGCGACGTGAACGCCCTCGTGGACGCGTTCGACGCCTACGACCTGCGCGAACTCGACGTGGAGGAAGCGCCACTGGAGGACGTGTTCCTGACGTTCTACGGTGATACCGATGCTTGA
- a CDS encoding TetR/AcrR family transcriptional regulator has protein sequence MSETKEEILRATYHALCEHGFADLTMQAIADEAGVSKSLLHYHYDTKQDLITSFLGAFTERFEDELDSLDADDPAERLDIILDRLLFGQDDSDQTDFGRAFLELRAQAPHEPAYRDQLAANEEFLRGVLADTIAEGIDQGVFHDVDPERTARLIRATVDGARSQHVTLGDDTREVVRDALDDHVISDLRVE, from the coding sequence GGGCAACCTACCACGCGCTCTGCGAGCACGGCTTCGCCGACCTCACGATGCAGGCAATCGCCGACGAGGCCGGCGTCAGCAAGTCCCTCCTCCACTACCACTACGACACCAAACAAGACCTCATCACGTCCTTCCTCGGCGCGTTCACCGAGCGATTCGAGGACGAACTCGACTCCCTCGACGCCGACGACCCCGCCGAGCGCCTCGACATCATCCTCGACCGCCTCCTCTTCGGTCAGGACGACAGCGACCAGACCGACTTCGGGCGCGCGTTCCTCGAACTCCGCGCGCAAGCCCCCCACGAACCCGCGTACCGCGACCAGCTCGCGGCGAACGAGGAGTTCCTCCGCGGCGTCCTCGCCGACACCATCGCAGAGGGCATCGACCAGGGCGTCTTCCACGACGTCGACCCCGAACGCACCGCCCGCCTCATCCGCGCCACCGTGGACGGCGCGCGCTCCCAGCACGTCACGCTCGGCGACGACACCCGCGAAGTCGTCCGAGACGCCCTCGACGACCACGTCATCAGCGACCTCCGCGTCGAGTAG
- a CDS encoding MBL fold metallo-hydrolase — protein sequence MVRELADGVWHIDLSGTNAYLVADDALTLVDTGMPWHADTIATAVADAGYAVSDIDRVLLTHYDLDHVGGLPRLKGLDATVYAGERDADLVTGREKPSVFDQKGAFQRLTGLLTAPPSARVEPVRDGDTVGSFTAYHTPGHTPGHVAYVSEQLGVAFLGDLVRESGGDLEPSPWYLSHDTDDVRASIRDLADRAPDFDIACIGHGTPLLEGGRDALRRLA from the coding sequence ATGGTGCGCGAACTCGCGGACGGCGTCTGGCACATCGACCTCTCCGGCACGAACGCCTACCTCGTCGCCGACGACGCGCTCACGCTCGTCGATACGGGGATGCCGTGGCACGCCGACACTATCGCGACCGCCGTCGCGGACGCCGGATACGCCGTGAGCGATATCGACCGCGTCCTCCTCACGCACTACGACCTCGACCACGTCGGCGGCCTCCCACGACTCAAGGGCCTCGACGCCACCGTCTACGCGGGCGAACGCGACGCAGACCTCGTCACGGGCCGCGAGAAACCGAGCGTGTTCGACCAGAAGGGCGCGTTCCAGCGGCTCACCGGCCTCCTCACCGCGCCGCCGTCCGCGCGCGTCGAACCCGTCCGGGACGGCGACACTGTCGGGAGTTTCACCGCCTACCACACGCCCGGCCACACACCCGGACACGTCGCGTACGTCAGCGAACAACTGGGCGTCGCGTTCCTCGGCGACCTCGTCCGCGAATCCGGCGGCGACCTCGAACCCAGCCCGTGGTACCTCAGTCACGACACCGACGACGTGCGCGCGTCCATCCGCGACCTCGCAGACCGCGCCCCCGACTTCGACATCGCCTGCATCGGCCACGGCACGCCCCTCCTGGAGGGCGGCCGGGACGCGCTCCGCAGGCTCGCCTAA
- a CDS encoding DUF6149 family protein, with amino-acid sequence MKIAQNVRHFATKQALTLPVVSERMHDWLVDLHVDVFLEKADDDHTEERRARLEAFFDATIDMYLVALQEGYAEAEAREITHVVGSFDFYTHGWTEMMEFPADEVEAHYERYREFFDAHDISVENPLGEFAPADGLPDAPATPEKLDDGEFANAEAGYADDVYVKTADGDVKKGDRTDEIDA; translated from the coding sequence ATGAAGATTGCGCAGAACGTCCGGCACTTCGCGACGAAGCAAGCGCTCACGCTCCCCGTCGTCTCGGAGCGGATGCACGACTGGCTCGTCGACCTCCACGTGGACGTGTTCCTGGAGAAGGCGGACGACGACCACACGGAAGAGCGCCGCGCGCGCCTGGAGGCGTTCTTCGACGCGACCATCGACATGTACCTGGTCGCGCTCCAGGAGGGGTACGCGGAGGCCGAGGCCCGCGAAATCACGCACGTCGTCGGGTCGTTCGACTTCTACACCCATGGCTGGACGGAGATGATGGAGTTCCCCGCGGACGAGGTCGAAGCGCACTACGAGCGCTACCGCGAGTTCTTCGACGCGCACGACATCTCGGTCGAGAACCCGCTCGGAGAGTTCGCGCCCGCGGACGGCCTGCCGGACGCGCCCGCGACCCCGGAGAAACTGGACGACGGCGAGTTCGCGAACGCGGAGGCGGGGTACGCCGACGACGTGTACGTGAAGACGGCGGACGGGGACGTGAAGAAGGGCGACCGGACGGACGAAATCGACGCTTAG
- a CDS encoding ABC transporter permease subunit, which translates to MLELARYGARKRVRGALALSVGMSAFSVLYAAFYPSIASGFDVSEYVDALPPVFVEAFGLRAFGTIEGFLATELYHFAWVILLGVYLAYAAAGLLAGDVESERMDILLSLPVSRGRVVAENYLALVPGILLVNAVVAAVTWLATHAIGYPVAATDLLAVHLLSLPYLLCCAAVGLAFSAAASRASVAQRGAMATVFGLFLFETVVTTTDYAWLGALAPMRYFDPTAILVENTYDLPAAAILLAATLVLVAASVLYFRRRDV; encoded by the coding sequence ATGCTTGAACTCGCGCGGTACGGCGCGCGAAAGCGCGTCCGGGGCGCGCTCGCGCTCTCCGTCGGGATGTCCGCGTTCAGCGTGCTGTACGCGGCGTTCTACCCCTCCATCGCGAGCGGGTTCGACGTGTCGGAGTACGTGGACGCGCTCCCGCCCGTGTTCGTGGAGGCGTTCGGCCTGCGCGCGTTCGGCACCATCGAGGGCTTCCTCGCGACCGAACTCTACCACTTCGCGTGGGTGATACTGCTCGGCGTCTACCTCGCGTACGCCGCCGCCGGCCTCCTCGCGGGCGACGTGGAGTCGGAACGCATGGACATCCTGCTCTCCCTCCCCGTCTCCCGGGGTCGCGTCGTCGCCGAGAACTACCTCGCGCTCGTGCCGGGCATCCTGCTCGTGAACGCCGTCGTCGCCGCCGTCACGTGGCTCGCGACGCACGCCATCGGCTACCCGGTCGCCGCCACCGACCTGCTCGCCGTCCACCTGCTCTCCCTCCCCTACCTGCTCTGCTGTGCCGCCGTCGGCCTCGCGTTCAGCGCCGCCGCGAGCCGGGCGAGCGTCGCCCAGCGCGGCGCGATGGCGACCGTGTTCGGGTTGTTCCTGTTCGAAACCGTCGTCACGACGACCGACTACGCGTGGCTCGGCGCGCTCGCGCCGATGCGGTACTTCGACCCGACCGCGATACTCGTCGAGAACACGTACGACCTCCCCGCCGCCGCCATCCTGCTCGCCGCCACTCTCGTCCTCGTGGCGGCGAGCGTCCTGTACTTCCGTCGGCGCGACGTCTAG
- a CDS encoding DUF7124 domain-containing protein, translating to MSGGSGDMTLAFELSALQALAKPGTAFADARQWTEYVGVVSDEPTYVVTNFTRKRRIRQDFFSGPKGKEESLDSVKDQFDTERHVFVGTSDEDEALASEVGWEFLHVEDAAEAAGWELADEDDEDDVFESDEQRDDWP from the coding sequence ATGAGCGGCGGCAGCGGGGACATGACGCTCGCGTTCGAACTGTCCGCGCTCCAGGCACTCGCGAAGCCCGGAACGGCGTTCGCGGACGCCCGGCAGTGGACGGAGTACGTCGGCGTCGTGAGCGACGAACCGACGTACGTCGTCACGAACTTCACGCGCAAGCGCCGCATCCGCCAGGACTTCTTCAGCGGCCCGAAGGGCAAGGAGGAGAGCCTCGACTCCGTGAAAGACCAGTTCGACACCGAACGCCACGTGTTCGTCGGGACGAGCGACGAGGACGAGGCGCTCGCGTCCGAGGTCGGCTGGGAGTTCCTGCACGTCGAGGACGCCGCTGAGGCCGCGGGCTGGGAGCTCGCGGATGAGGACGACGAGGACGACGTGTTCGAGAGCGACGAACAGCGCGACGACTGGCCCTAG
- the carA gene encoding glutamine-hydrolyzing carbamoyl-phosphate synthase small subunit encodes MPDAYLALETGDVVEARARSPGRAQGELVFTTAYTGYEESLTDPSYEEQVLTFAYPLIGNYGVRTERFESDRVHPSSVVARELTDDVADWLAAEGVPAVDHVDTRDLVLDIREGGAMKVGIAAGPDATPEAAKEELADCPGMSDITDIGAQVSVTDPEHHPGSGPSVALVDCGAKGSIVDSLTARNAEVHVLPYDTTPAEVRDLDPDIVFVSNGPGDPENFEAAEHLVAELVGEYPFAGICLGQQVVANALGGSTEKMAFGHRGVNQPVRDLRTDKVVMTTQNHGYTVAEPGDLDVTQVNVNDDTPEGLESDELDVITRQYHPEAHPGPHDSLGFFDDVLDLAESRTPVSAD; translated from the coding sequence ATGCCGGACGCATACCTCGCGCTCGAAACGGGGGACGTCGTCGAAGCTCGCGCCCGCTCACCGGGCCGCGCGCAGGGTGAACTCGTGTTCACCACCGCGTACACGGGCTACGAGGAGTCCCTGACCGACCCCTCCTACGAGGAACAGGTGCTCACGTTCGCCTACCCGCTCATCGGGAACTACGGCGTCCGAACCGAGCGATTCGAGTCCGACCGCGTCCACCCGAGTTCCGTCGTCGCGCGCGAACTCACCGACGACGTGGCCGACTGGCTCGCCGCCGAGGGCGTGCCAGCCGTCGACCACGTGGACACCCGCGACCTCGTGCTCGACATCCGCGAGGGCGGCGCGATGAAGGTCGGTATCGCCGCCGGCCCCGACGCCACACCCGAGGCCGCGAAGGAGGAACTCGCCGACTGCCCGGGGATGTCCGACATCACGGACATCGGCGCGCAGGTCAGCGTCACCGACCCCGAACACCACCCCGGAAGCGGGCCGTCCGTCGCGCTCGTGGACTGCGGCGCGAAGGGCTCTATCGTGGACTCGCTCACCGCGCGGAACGCCGAGGTGCACGTCCTCCCCTACGACACGACGCCCGCGGAGGTTCGCGACCTCGACCCGGACATCGTGTTCGTCTCGAACGGCCCCGGCGACCCGGAGAACTTCGAGGCCGCCGAACACCTCGTCGCGGAACTCGTCGGCGAGTACCCGTTCGCGGGTATCTGTCTCGGCCAGCAGGTCGTCGCGAACGCGCTCGGCGGGAGCACTGAGAAGATGGCGTTCGGCCACCGGGGCGTGAACCAGCCCGTGCGCGACCTGCGGACGGACAAGGTCGTGATGACCACGCAGAACCACGGCTACACCGTCGCGGAACCCGGCGACCTCGACGTGACCCAGGTGAACGTCAACGACGACACGCCCGAGGGCCTCGAATCCGACGAACTCGACGTCATCACGCGCCAGTACCATCCCGAAGCCCACCCCGGCCCCCACGACTCCCTCGGCTTCTTCGACGACGTGCTCGACCTCGCGGAGTCCCGCACGCCCGTCAGCGCCGACTGA
- a CDS encoding NAD(P)/FAD-dependent oxidoreductase, with amino-acid sequence MTESYVIIGDGISGSSAAETLREEAPDADITVVTDEGEPLYNRILIKEFAKGKLPEAPISIHDEDWYDERDIDLKLNTLVTGLDTDAHEVYTHERETLEYDKLLVATGGTPAQLPVPGSDADGVHHFWTFQDARRIREDAEDADTGVLVGAGLLGIDFAAICAAQGVDAHYLMRGDRWWRYALSEDGADIIHEALDEKGVTPVFDSGASEFITDDDGNVVETVDSNGEHYDSEFAGVAIGLDFNVEFIQDAGFDIETGIIVDEYMRTGVEDVFAAGDITEFYDVVLEDHAQNGSWGSAKQQGSVAAQAMVADDVEDDVEEFRWVSSYSITHFDFPFLSFGFPTRGDDECERTYDDQEWRRLTFKDGKLIGGVLIGNLAPQSKYKQLIREEAQVADQKEVLLEENFDLDDLDF; translated from the coding sequence ATGACCGAGTCGTACGTGATAATCGGGGACGGGATTTCGGGGAGTTCCGCCGCCGAGACACTCCGCGAGGAGGCTCCGGACGCCGACATCACCGTCGTCACGGACGAGGGAGAACCCCTCTACAATCGCATTCTCATCAAGGAGTTCGCGAAAGGGAAACTCCCGGAAGCACCGATTTCCATCCACGACGAGGACTGGTACGACGAGCGCGACATCGACCTGAAGCTGAACACGCTCGTCACGGGTCTCGACACGGACGCCCACGAGGTGTACACGCACGAGAGAGAGACCCTGGAGTACGACAAGCTCCTCGTCGCGACCGGCGGCACGCCCGCGCAGCTCCCCGTACCGGGGAGTGACGCGGATGGCGTCCACCACTTCTGGACGTTCCAGGACGCCCGCCGCATCCGCGAGGACGCCGAGGACGCCGACACCGGCGTGCTCGTCGGTGCAGGCCTCCTCGGTATCGACTTCGCCGCGATTTGCGCCGCGCAGGGCGTGGACGCCCACTACCTGATGCGCGGCGACCGCTGGTGGCGGTACGCGCTCAGCGAGGACGGCGCGGATATCATCCACGAGGCGCTCGACGAGAAGGGCGTGACGCCCGTCTTCGACTCCGGCGCGAGCGAGTTCATCACGGACGACGACGGGAACGTCGTCGAGACCGTGGACTCGAACGGCGAGCACTACGACTCCGAGTTCGCGGGCGTCGCCATCGGCCTCGATTTCAACGTGGAGTTCATCCAGGACGCCGGGTTCGACATCGAGACCGGCATCATCGTGGACGAGTACATGCGCACCGGCGTCGAGGACGTGTTCGCCGCGGGCGACATCACGGAGTTCTACGACGTGGTGCTCGAAGACCACGCGCAGAACGGCTCGTGGGGCTCCGCGAAACAGCAGGGGTCGGTCGCCGCGCAGGCGATGGTGGCCGACGACGTGGAGGACGACGTCGAGGAGTTCCGCTGGGTGTCCTCGTACTCCATCACGCACTTCGACTTCCCGTTCCTCTCCTTCGGCTTCCCCACGAGGGGTGACGACGAGTGCGAGCGCACGTACGACGACCAGGAGTGGCGGCGGCTCACGTTCAAGGACGGGAAGCTCATCGGCGGCGTCCTCATCGGCAACCTCGCGCCCCAGTCGAAGTACAAACAGCTCATCCGGGAGGAAGCCCAGGTCGCAGACCAGAAAGAGGTGCTCCTGGAGGAGAACTTCGACCTCGACGACCTCGACTTCTAG
- the carB gene encoding carbamoyl-phosphate synthase large subunit, producing the protein MTELDSGSMSDDRTVLLIGSGPIQIGQAAEFDYSGAQACRALQEEGARVVLVNSNPATIMTDPEMADAVYIEPITTDAIAEVIAKENPDGVIAGLGGQTGLNVTAELAEEGVLDEHDVEIMGTPLDTIYATEDRDLFRQRMHDLGQPVPKSTTISLDEGESLQALSEDDIADRVEDAVEQVGGLPVISRTTYTLGGSGSGVVHEMEELKQRVRSGLRLSRNSEVLITESISGWVELEYEVMRDAGDSCIIICNMENIDPMGIHTGESTVVTPSQVIPDEGHQEMRDAALEVIRDLGIEGGCNIQFAWHDDGTPGGEYRVVEVNPRVSRSSALASKATGYPIARVTAKVALGKRLHEISNEITGQTTAAFEPAIDYVVTKVPRWPKDKFPEVDFELGTAMKSTGEAMSIGRTFEESLLKALRSSEYDPAVDWPEVSDDELEVDYLERPTPDRPYAMFEAFDRGYTVSEVVELTDIAEWYVERYANVADAAADAQNGDFTSAATAGFTNHEIEALAGGEFADANESWLPAEDEDAVTDGAGASIDSIEADVPGRTYKQVDTCAGEFAAQTPYYYSSRKPEWFSGPFEGDAAAGELVVDDDERSVVVVGGGPIRIGQGVEFDYCSVHAVRALREEGIDAHVVNNNPETVSTDYDTSDGLFFEPITAEEVADVVEATNADGVMVQFGGQTSVNIADPLQDEIDRRGLDAEIVGTSVDAMDLAEDRDRFNALMDEYGISQPTGGSATSKAEALDLAHDIGYPVLVRPSYVLGGRAMDVVYDDDDLIEYIEEAVRVSPEKPILVDEFLADAVELDVDAVSDGDDVLIGGVMEHVEEAGVHSGDSSCVIPPRSLDDDTLARVREVTEDIADALDTVGLLNVQLAVQHGEVYVLEANPRSSRTVPFVSKATGVPIAKLAAKVMAGQTLDDLGVAEGVPEQYSVKEVVLPFDRLEGSDPRLGPEMKSTGEVMGTARSFGKAYEKAQSAAGNTLPAPGATAVVDLDLDGFEEYYEVAAFEDVTDALRTGEIDLLVTDDPDHLRTAVREDVPYFSTVASAAAALEALAHRDDDLDVLPVSDRPITHTDWGAN; encoded by the coding sequence ATGACCGAACTGGATTCGGGTAGTATGAGTGACGACCGGACCGTGCTCCTCATCGGGAGCGGCCCGATTCAGATCGGACAGGCGGCTGAGTTCGACTACTCCGGCGCGCAGGCGTGCCGCGCCCTCCAGGAGGAGGGAGCCCGAGTCGTCCTCGTGAACTCGAACCCCGCGACCATCATGACCGACCCCGAGATGGCGGACGCCGTCTACATCGAACCCATCACGACGGACGCCATCGCAGAGGTCATCGCGAAGGAGAACCCCGACGGCGTCATCGCCGGACTGGGCGGACAGACCGGCCTGAACGTCACGGCGGAACTCGCGGAGGAGGGCGTGCTCGACGAACACGACGTCGAAATCATGGGCACGCCGCTCGACACCATCTACGCGACGGAAGACCGCGACCTCTTCCGCCAGCGCATGCACGACCTCGGCCAGCCCGTGCCGAAGTCCACGACCATCAGCCTCGACGAGGGCGAATCCCTCCAGGCGCTGAGCGAGGACGACATCGCCGACCGCGTCGAGGACGCCGTCGAGCAGGTCGGCGGCCTCCCCGTCATCTCCCGCACCACGTACACGCTCGGCGGGAGCGGGTCCGGCGTCGTCCACGAGATGGAGGAACTCAAGCAGCGCGTGCGCAGCGGCCTCCGGCTCTCCCGGAACTCCGAGGTGCTCATCACGGAGTCCATCTCGGGCTGGGTGGAACTGGAGTACGAGGTGATGCGGGACGCCGGCGACTCCTGCATCATCATCTGCAACATGGAGAACATCGACCCGATGGGCATCCACACGGGCGAGAGCACCGTGGTGACGCCCAGTCAGGTCATCCCGGACGAGGGCCACCAGGAGATGCGGGACGCCGCCCTGGAGGTCATCCGCGACCTCGGCATCGAGGGCGGGTGTAACATCCAGTTCGCGTGGCACGACGACGGCACGCCCGGCGGCGAGTACAGGGTCGTCGAGGTGAACCCGCGCGTCTCCCGCTCCAGCGCGCTCGCGTCGAAGGCGACCGGGTATCCGATTGCGCGCGTCACCGCGAAGGTCGCGCTCGGCAAGCGCCTCCACGAGATTTCGAACGAAATCACGGGCCAGACCACGGCCGCGTTCGAACCCGCAATCGACTACGTGGTCACGAAGGTGCCGCGGTGGCCCAAGGACAAGTTCCCCGAGGTGGACTTCGAACTCGGCACCGCGATGAAGAGTACGGGCGAGGCGATGTCCATCGGTCGGACGTTCGAGGAGAGCCTCCTGAAGGCGTTGCGGAGTTCGGAGTACGACCCCGCCGTGGACTGGCCGGAGGTCTCGGACGACGAACTCGAAGTGGACTACCTGGAGCGCCCGACGCCCGACCGCCCGTACGCGATGTTCGAGGCGTTCGACCGCGGGTACACCGTCTCCGAGGTCGTGGAACTGACTGACATCGCGGAGTGGTACGTGGAGCGGTACGCGAACGTCGCGGACGCCGCCGCGGACGCGCAGAACGGCGACTTCACGAGCGCCGCGACCGCGGGCTTCACGAACCACGAAATCGAGGCGCTCGCGGGCGGCGAGTTCGCGGACGCGAACGAGTCCTGGCTCCCCGCCGAGGACGAGGACGCCGTGACGGACGGCGCGGGCGCGAGCATCGACAGCATCGAGGCGGACGTGCCCGGACGCACCTACAAGCAGGTGGATACGTGCGCGGGCGAGTTCGCCGCGCAGACGCCCTACTACTACTCCTCGCGCAAGCCCGAGTGGTTCAGCGGGCCGTTCGAGGGTGACGCGGCCGCGGGCGAACTCGTCGTGGACGACGACGAACGCAGCGTCGTCGTCGTGGGCGGCGGCCCCATCCGCATCGGCCAGGGCGTCGAGTTCGACTACTGCTCGGTGCACGCGGTGCGCGCGCTCCGCGAGGAGGGCATCGACGCGCACGTCGTGAACAACAACCCCGAAACCGTCTCCACCGACTACGACACCTCCGACGGATTGTTCTTCGAACCCATCACCGCCGAGGAGGTCGCGGACGTGGTGGAGGCGACGAACGCCGACGGCGTGATGGTGCAGTTCGGCGGCCAGACCTCCGTCAACATCGCCGACCCGCTCCAGGACGAAATCGACCGCCGCGGCCTGGACGCCGAAATCGTCGGAACGAGCGTGGACGCGATGGACCTCGCGGAGGACAGAGACCGGTTCAACGCGCTGATGGACGAGTACGGAATCAGCCAGCCGACCGGCGGGAGCGCCACCTCGAAAGCGGAGGCGCTCGATTTGGCGCACGACATCGGCTACCCGGTGCTCGTCCGGCCGTCCTACGTGCTCGGCGGGCGCGCGATGGACGTGGTGTACGACGACGACGACCTCATCGAGTACATCGAGGAAGCCGTCCGCGTCAGCCCCGAGAAACCGATTCTCGTGGACGAGTTCCTCGCGGACGCCGTCGAACTCGACGTGGACGCGGTCTCCGACGGCGACGACGTGCTCATCGGCGGCGTGATGGAGCACGTCGAGGAAGCCGGCGTGCACTCCGGCGACTCCTCCTGCGTGATTCCGCCCCGCAGTCTCGACGACGACACGCTCGCTCGCGTCCGCGAAGTCACCGAGGACATCGCGGACGCCCTCGACACCGTTGGCCTGCTGAACGTCCAGCTCGCCGTTCAGCACGGCGAAGTGTACGTCCTGGAGGCGAACCCGCGCTCCTCGCGCACCGTCCCGTTCGTCTCGAAGGCGACGGGCGTCCCCATCGCGAAACTCGCGGCGAAGGTGATGGCCGGCCAGACCCTCGACGACCTCGGCGTCGCGGAGGGCGTGCCCGAGCAGTACAGCGTGAAGGAGGTCGTCCTCCCCTTCGACCGCCTCGAAGGAAGCGACCCCCGCCTCGGCCCCGAGATGAAGAGTACGGGCGAAGTGATGGGCACCGCGCGCTCCTTCGGGAAGGCCTACGAGAAAGCGCAGTCCGCGGCCGGGAACACGCTCCCCGCCCCCGGCGCGACCGCCGTCGTTGACCTCGACCTCGACGGGTTCGAGGAGTACTACGAGGTCGCCGCGTTCGAGGACGTGACGGACGCGCTCCGCACGGGCGAAATCGACCTGCTCGTCACGGACGACCCCGACCACCTCCGCACCGCCGTCCGCGAGGACGTCCCCTACTTCTCCACCGTCGCGTCCGCCGCGGCCGCGCTGGAGGCGCTCGCGCACCGCGACGACGACCTCGACGTCCTCCCCGTCAGCGACCGCCCCATCACCCACACCGACTGGGGCGCGAACTGA